The genomic window GATACGAATCAGGCAAGGGAAAACAAAACTGGGCGTCGGCAACGGCATACTCGGCATAGCCCCCATCCACGCTATACCCCGTAAACTGTGCCCGATCGCACAAATTCTCCTGTCCGCGCAGACAGTACCGACAGTGCTGACAGGTTTGCCCCAACCACGGCACCCCGATCCGTTGTCCCACAGCAAGATCGGTGACCTGCTCTCCCAATGCAGAGATAGTGCCAACGATCTGATGTCCCATCACGAGGGGCAGTTTGGGATGGGGAAGTTCGCCATCCAGAATGTGCAAATCCGTCCGGCAAATCCCACAGGCATGAACGCGGATTAACACCTGATCCGGTTGGGGTGTGGGTATAGGGCGATCGCCCATCCGCAAGGGCTGATGCGGAGCCTCTAGAATCATGGCACGCATAGCATAGCATCTCCGAAATCATAGCCACTGACATCTACCTCTTCAGAGGTCTA from Synechococcales cyanobacterium T60_A2020_003 includes these protein-coding regions:
- a CDS encoding alcohol dehydrogenase catalytic domain-containing protein, with protein sequence MRAMILEAPHQPLRMGDRPIPTPQPDQVLIRVHACGICRTDLHILDGELPHPKLPLVMGHQIVGTISALGEQVTDLAVGQRIGVPWLGQTCQHCRYCLRGQENLCDRAQFTGYSVDGGYAEYAVADAQFCFPLPDSY